One Candidatus Methylacidithermus pantelleriae genomic window carries:
- the sufU gene encoding Fe-S cluster assembly sulfur transfer protein SufU — translation MDELEELYQEILFEHCRNPRNFGELPEASHRALGYNPLCGDRIEVGLRMEGNRIQQIRFRGEGCAISFASASVMTETVQGKTVAEVLQLLERFQKFLTSPDDSGLPRDVLEGDLWTLQGVRHFPARIKCATLPWHTLRAALENRSEPVSTE, via the coding sequence ATGGATGAGCTCGAAGAACTGTATCAAGAGATCCTTTTCGAACATTGTCGCAACCCGCGAAACTTTGGGGAGCTGCCGGAGGCAAGTCACCGAGCCCTTGGATACAATCCCCTGTGCGGAGACCGCATCGAAGTGGGATTGCGGATGGAAGGGAATCGCATCCAACAAATCCGATTCCGTGGGGAAGGTTGTGCGATATCGTTTGCCTCCGCTTCGGTAATGACCGAAACCGTCCAAGGAAAGACGGTAGCGGAAGTGCTACAGTTATTGGAACGGTTCCAAAAGTTTTTGACTTCTCCCGACGATAGCGGGTTGCCCCGCGATGTGTTAGAAGGAGACCTTTGGACACTCCAGGGGGTACGTCACTTTCCTGCGCGAATCAAATGCGCGACCCTTCCATGGCACACCCTTCGAGCGGCGCTGGAAAACCGTTCCGAACCGGTTTCAACGGAATAG